The following proteins are encoded in a genomic region of Terriglobia bacterium:
- a CDS encoding ABC transporter permease: MRIVLRLLNAIILLYLLAPIFVVIATAFGTSAYPLFPPEGVTLKWFHQFWSTPELRDSLRISATLSAISTALATVIGTFSALALVRYRLPGKTTISAVLLSPILFPAIVLALALLIALQRVGLTQTFTGLVAAHTLLITPFVVRLVMASLAEFDPSLEEAAQNLGAGWWRTFFRITLPLIRSGILAGAVFAFIMSFDELVVTLLLAGPELQTLPIRIFNYVQYSSDPTISAISTCLIAAWLAIGIPVYTRFLSVRHS; encoded by the coding sequence ATGCGAATCGTCCTGCGCTTGCTCAACGCCATCATCCTTCTCTATCTCCTGGCGCCCATCTTCGTCGTCATAGCCACGGCATTCGGCACCAGCGCCTATCCCCTTTTCCCCCCGGAAGGCGTCACCCTGAAGTGGTTTCACCAATTCTGGAGCACACCCGAACTCCGCGACTCTCTGCGCATCAGCGCCACCCTCAGCGCGATTAGCACGGCCCTTGCCACCGTCATCGGAACTTTTAGCGCACTCGCCCTGGTTCGCTATCGCCTCCCTGGCAAGACCACCATCTCCGCCGTCCTGCTCTCCCCCATCCTGTTCCCGGCCATCGTCCTGGCTCTCGCCCTGCTCATCGCCCTTCAGCGCGTGGGCCTGACGCAAACCTTCACCGGCCTGGTCGCCGCGCATACCCTGCTCATCACCCCCTTCGTCGTCCGTCTGGTGATGGCCAGCCTGGCGGAGTTCGATCCTTCCCTGGAAGAGGCCGCGCAGAATCTCGGCGCCGGCTGGTGGCGCACCTTTTTTCGAATCACCCTGCCGCTTATTCGTTCCGGCATCCTGGCCGGTGCGGTCTTTGCTTTCATCATGTCCTTTGACGAACTGGTGGTTACCCTGCTTCTGGCCGGGCCCGAATTGCAGACCCTGCCGATTCGCATTTTCAACTACGTGCAGTACTCGAGCGATCCGACCATCTCGGCCATCTCCACGTGCCTGATCGCGGCCTGGCTGGCCATCGGCATCCCGGTTTATACGCGGTTCTTGTCAGTCCGGCACTCTTAA
- a CDS encoding ABC transporter permease — translation MRSWSSKPHGSFAPWALLGPNLLLILLCMAGPLLLLARISFMGYEAGHGIIPTWQMANYKKFFFDPFYRDILWGTLLLGAEVTALCLVLGFPLAYALSRARGLKRAVLFFCILMPLLTSTVVRTFGWMILLGNNGFINHTLLRFHLIAAPLRLMYNVTGVIIALGEVLLPFMVLSIDTALLNINPSLYEAAQNLGARGTRIFFRITLPLSLPGIVSGCVLVFTGTLSAFVTPTLIAGARFKVMATIIYQQAMALLDWPFGAAIAFTMLIAILILFVASLRLTEQRRSI, via the coding sequence ATGCGATCCTGGTCCTCGAAGCCGCACGGCTCCTTCGCTCCCTGGGCGCTGCTCGGTCCCAATCTGCTGCTCATCCTTCTGTGCATGGCGGGGCCGCTCCTGCTGCTCGCCAGGATCAGCTTCATGGGCTACGAGGCGGGACACGGCATCATCCCCACATGGCAGATGGCCAACTACAAGAAGTTCTTCTTTGATCCCTTCTACCGCGACATTCTCTGGGGAACTCTCCTGCTCGGCGCCGAAGTTACCGCGCTCTGCCTCGTGCTCGGTTTTCCGCTCGCCTATGCGCTCTCCCGCGCGCGCGGTCTGAAGCGCGCCGTACTCTTCTTCTGTATCCTGATGCCACTGCTCACCAGTACCGTCGTGCGCACCTTCGGGTGGATGATCCTGCTCGGCAACAACGGCTTTATCAACCACACGCTCCTGCGCTTCCATCTCATCGCCGCCCCGCTGCGCCTGATGTACAACGTCACCGGCGTGATCATCGCCCTCGGAGAGGTCCTCCTCCCCTTCATGGTCCTGTCCATCGACACCGCCCTCCTCAACATCAATCCTTCGCTCTACGAGGCGGCCCAGAACCTCGGGGCCCGCGGCACCCGCATCTTTTTCCGCATCACCCTGCCTCTTTCGCTCCCCGGTATCGTGTCCGGCTGCGTCCTCGTCTTCACCGGCACGCTGAGCGCCTTCGTCACCCCCACGCTCATAGCCGGCGCTCGCTTCAAGGTCATGGCCACCATCATCTATCAGCAGGCTATGGCGCTGCTCGATTGGCCCTTCGGCGCGGCCATCGCCTTCACCATGCTGATCGCCATCCTCATCCTGTTCGTGGCCTCGTTGCGGCTCACGGAACAGAGGCGGAGCATCTGA
- a CDS encoding ABC transporter substrate-binding protein, whose amino-acid sequence MSIRGLSQRIAVVLFTAFLFALGAQSARAQTELVVTNYGGSFEDGWRKAVVEPFEKAHPDIKIKLVQKLVFESMALMRAQKDDVKIDVFMMDEVGAAQATAEGLVQPISVKSVPHLADLYPEFRMPGDSFAKFMYVAAVIAYNTQQVKPAPQSYKDFWDAKYNGRIAINNLDSATGLSFFLMLLKTEGTTMDRPDPAFAAMKQLKPSILTFPEQHAQLAQLFTQGDIVMAPWVSDRVVGLASKGVPVAWVLPKEGGILQEGGLVIAKGTKKLQAALQYVNFALSVQAQAANAKYTFLSPTNSKVVLDPQTAGKIPNGLKIIRTLTRPDWKRANELRPQWIDRWNREVTQ is encoded by the coding sequence ATGAGCATCCGGGGTCTCAGCCAGCGCATCGCGGTCGTTCTTTTTACCGCATTCCTGTTTGCTCTGGGTGCGCAGTCTGCCCGCGCCCAGACCGAACTCGTGGTCACCAACTACGGCGGTTCGTTCGAAGACGGATGGCGCAAGGCCGTCGTGGAACCCTTCGAGAAGGCCCACCCGGACATTAAGATCAAACTGGTCCAGAAGCTGGTCTTCGAAAGCATGGCCTTGATGCGCGCCCAGAAAGACGACGTCAAGATCGATGTATTCATGATGGACGAAGTGGGCGCGGCGCAGGCCACCGCCGAAGGGCTGGTGCAACCGATTTCCGTCAAGAGCGTCCCGCATCTCGCCGATCTCTATCCCGAGTTCCGCATGCCCGGCGATTCCTTCGCCAAGTTCATGTATGTTGCGGCGGTGATTGCCTATAATACCCAGCAGGTGAAGCCCGCTCCCCAGTCCTACAAGGATTTCTGGGACGCAAAGTACAACGGCAGGATCGCGATCAATAACCTGGACAGTGCCACGGGCCTCAGTTTCTTCCTCATGCTCCTCAAGACGGAAGGAACGACCATGGACCGCCCCGATCCGGCCTTCGCCGCCATGAAACAATTGAAGCCCAGCATCCTCACCTTTCCGGAGCAGCACGCCCAGCTCGCCCAGCTCTTCACACAGGGAGATATCGTCATGGCCCCCTGGGTTTCCGACCGCGTCGTGGGCCTTGCCAGCAAAGGTGTGCCGGTCGCCTGGGTATTGCCCAAAGAGGGCGGCATCCTCCAGGAGGGCGGGCTGGTCATCGCCAAGGGCACCAAAAAACTGCAGGCCGCTCTGCAGTACGTCAACTTCGCCTTGAGCGTCCAGGCCCAGGCCGCCAACGCCAAATACACCTTCCTCTCGCCGACCAACTCCAAGGTCGTGCTCGATCCCCAAACCGCCGGCAAGATCCCCAACGGGCTCAAGATCATCAGGACCTTGACGCGCCCCGACTGGAAGAGGGCCAACGAGCTTCGCCCGCAGTGGATCGACCGGTGGAACCGCGAAGTGACGCAATAG
- a CDS encoding (2Fe-2S)-binding protein, with protein sequence MAKIQFQINGSSYSVDADAEASLLSVLREQLDLTGTRYGCGEGQCGACTVLIDGKARRSCLTPAVAAASKQITTIEGLAQGEHLHPLQEAFLAEGAMQCAYCTSGMILSAVSLLNTNPDPSEAEIVRFMEGNICRCGTHPRIVAAIRRAASVLKESGR encoded by the coding sequence ATGGCCAAGATTCAATTCCAGATAAATGGAAGCAGCTACAGCGTCGATGCCGATGCGGAAGCCAGCCTGCTCAGCGTGTTGCGCGAGCAACTCGATCTTACGGGAACCAGGTACGGATGCGGCGAGGGCCAGTGCGGCGCCTGCACGGTCCTGATCGATGGAAAGGCCCGCCGCTCGTGCCTCACACCGGCAGTAGCGGCCGCCAGCAAGCAGATCACCACCATTGAAGGCCTCGCCCAAGGCGAGCATCTGCACCCGCTGCAGGAGGCGTTTCTCGCAGAAGGCGCCATGCAATGCGCCTACTGCACCTCCGGGATGATCCTGTCGGCGGTATCGCTTCTGAACACCAATCCCGATCCATCCGAGGCCGAGATCGTCCGCTTCATGGAGGGGAACATCTGCCGCTGCGGAACCCACCCGCGCATCGTGGCGGCGATCCGCAGGGCGGCGAGCGTCCTGAAGGAGTCCGGCCGATGA
- a CDS encoding molybdopterin-dependent oxidoreductase encodes MNEKPDFQLPLEPERYELTAPPTYHFEIDRREWFKFLGAGLLVVCVSKNLRAAQETGGKQPMGEALPKEIGAWLHLGENGVVTVYTGKVEMGQNIRTSLSQGVAEELHVPMGKIQMVMGDTQLTPFDRGTFGSLTTPTMNLQLRKVASAARNLLVDLAAAQWKVDRQRLVATDGKITDPGTKRSVEYAVLVKGQQLTQTVPAEEALAPATQWTVAGQPLPKVDGRDFVTGKHKYPSDQKRPEMLYGKIVRPSSFNATLVSLDTHEAEQMPGVTVVHDGDFIGVAAPSSAIASRAAAAIKAEWKAEPQPSQKELFEYLKKNVTEGGDPTGAPTRHDAGSVEQALASAEHRLQQTYTVSYIAHTPLEPRAALAQWSGDHLTVWTGTQRPFGVRSELAAAFRIPEEHVRVLMPDTGSGYGGKHTGDAAVEAARLARSAKRPVKVVWTREEEFTWAYFRPAGVIEVSSGMQKNGTITAWEFHNYNSGAAGFHTPYDIPNQHIAFHATRSPLRQGSYRGLAATANHFARESHMDELAHLVKMDPLEFRLKNVKDARLRDVYQAAAKKFGWGKEKSGPGQGFGVAGGFEKGGYVATCVEVAVERASGEVKIVRVVTAYECGAIVNPDGLRNQIEGANIMALGGALFEVVEFENGRILNGLMSLYRVPRFRDIPPVESVMLDRKDLPSMGAGETPLMGVAPAIGNAIFDATGVRLRSLPLVPNGLQRG; translated from the coding sequence ATGAACGAGAAGCCCGATTTCCAATTGCCGCTGGAACCCGAACGCTACGAGCTTACCGCGCCGCCCACGTATCACTTCGAAATCGACCGGCGCGAATGGTTTAAATTTCTCGGCGCCGGCTTGCTGGTGGTCTGCGTGTCGAAGAACTTGCGCGCCGCGCAGGAAACCGGCGGCAAGCAGCCCATGGGCGAGGCGCTGCCCAAGGAGATCGGGGCCTGGCTGCATCTCGGAGAGAACGGCGTGGTAACCGTCTATACGGGCAAAGTGGAAATGGGGCAGAACATCCGGACCTCGCTCAGCCAGGGTGTTGCCGAGGAGCTGCACGTACCCATGGGCAAGATCCAGATGGTCATGGGCGACACGCAATTGACTCCCTTCGATAGGGGCACCTTCGGCAGCCTCACCACCCCCACCATGAATCTGCAACTGAGGAAAGTCGCTTCGGCCGCGCGAAATCTGCTGGTGGATCTGGCGGCAGCGCAATGGAAAGTGGATCGCCAGCGCCTGGTTGCCACGGACGGCAAGATCACCGATCCGGGGACAAAGCGCTCGGTGGAATATGCCGTTCTCGTAAAGGGACAGCAACTCACGCAAACCGTACCCGCCGAAGAGGCTCTCGCTCCTGCCACGCAGTGGACAGTGGCCGGCCAGCCGCTGCCCAAGGTCGATGGGCGGGACTTTGTGACCGGGAAACACAAATATCCCTCCGACCAGAAGCGGCCGGAGATGCTCTACGGCAAGATTGTGCGGCCGAGTTCCTTCAACGCGACGCTTGTCTCCCTGGACACGCACGAAGCGGAGCAAATGCCGGGGGTCACGGTTGTTCATGACGGCGATTTCATCGGCGTCGCGGCGCCAAGCAGCGCCATCGCTTCCCGCGCGGCCGCGGCCATCAAGGCGGAATGGAAAGCCGAGCCGCAGCCATCACAGAAGGAATTGTTCGAATACCTGAAGAAAAATGTAACCGAAGGCGGCGATCCCACGGGGGCCCCGACGCGTCATGACGCTGGCTCCGTCGAGCAGGCCCTGGCCTCCGCGGAGCACCGCCTGCAACAGACCTACACCGTTTCCTACATCGCGCATACCCCGCTCGAGCCGCGCGCGGCCCTGGCGCAGTGGTCCGGAGACCATCTGACCGTGTGGACGGGCACGCAGAGGCCCTTCGGCGTGCGCAGCGAGCTGGCCGCCGCTTTCCGAATTCCGGAAGAGCATGTGCGGGTCCTGATGCCGGACACGGGATCCGGCTATGGTGGAAAGCACACCGGCGACGCGGCGGTAGAGGCGGCGCGGCTGGCGCGCTCGGCGAAGCGCCCGGTGAAGGTGGTGTGGACCCGTGAAGAGGAGTTCACGTGGGCCTATTTCCGTCCGGCCGGGGTCATCGAAGTGTCCAGCGGAATGCAGAAGAACGGCACGATCACGGCCTGGGAATTTCACAACTACAATTCCGGCGCCGCGGGATTCCACACGCCGTACGACATTCCCAACCAGCATATCGCGTTTCATGCGACACGCAGTCCGCTGCGGCAGGGCTCTTACCGCGGGCTGGCGGCCACGGCGAATCATTTCGCGCGCGAATCGCACATGGATGAGCTGGCCCATCTGGTGAAGATGGACCCGCTGGAGTTCCGCCTGAAGAATGTGAAGGACGCGCGGCTGCGCGATGTGTACCAGGCGGCCGCGAAAAAGTTCGGCTGGGGAAAGGAGAAGAGCGGACCGGGGCAGGGGTTCGGCGTGGCCGGCGGATTTGAGAAGGGCGGATATGTGGCGACCTGCGTGGAAGTGGCCGTCGAGCGAGCCTCGGGCGAGGTCAAGATCGTGCGCGTGGTGACTGCGTATGAATGCGGGGCGATCGTCAACCCGGATGGACTGCGCAATCAGATCGAGGGAGCGAATATCATGGCGCTGGGCGGAGCGCTGTTCGAGGTTGTGGAATTCGAAAACGGCCGGATTTTGAACGGGCTGATGTCGTTGTATCGCGTCCCGCGGTTCCGCGATATTCCGCCGGTGGAGAGCGTGATGCTGGACCGCAAGGACCTGCCTTCGATGGGGGCGGGGGAAACTCCGCTGATGGGCGTCGCGCCGGCCATCGGCAACGCTATTTTCGACGCTACGGGCGTGCGGTTGCGTTCGCTGCCGCTGGTCCCCAACGGTCTGCAGCGCGGCTGA
- the dctA gene encoding C4-dicarboxylate transporter DctA, with protein sequence MPQRRPWYATLYVQVLIAIVAGIFIGRFFPKAGIALKPLGDGFVSLIRMMIAPVIFCVVVQGIASMSDLKKVGTVGVKALVYFEVVSTLALIVGILVAEVLHPGSGLNIDPATLDPKTAAGFVTHAKEAGFIAFLLGFIPRTFVDALAGGAVPQVLLISILTGFAISRMGEAGQRATRAIELANKVVFGIIRIIVKAAPLGALGGMAFTVGSYGLNSLSSLLKLIGTFYLTSILFIVIVFGAIAYGVGFSIFRFLAFIKDELLIVLGTSSSETVLPDMMQKLERLGASRSVVGLVFPTGYVFNTDGTNIYLTLAVLFLAQATNTHLSLAQEGAILLFALIASKGGSGVTGTGFVTLAAILAAVPSIPVQSLAILLGVEKFMSECRALTNVVGNGVATLVVSRWEGELDVPRMRAIMANSADAPSANNGASSATGHS encoded by the coding sequence ATGCCACAGCGCCGGCCCTGGTACGCCACTCTCTATGTGCAGGTCCTCATCGCCATTGTCGCCGGCATTTTCATCGGCCGCTTTTTCCCGAAGGCCGGCATAGCGCTCAAGCCCCTGGGCGACGGATTCGTCTCGCTCATCCGTATGATGATCGCCCCGGTGATCTTCTGCGTTGTAGTGCAGGGCATTGCCTCGATGAGCGACCTAAAGAAGGTCGGCACGGTCGGCGTCAAGGCCCTCGTCTATTTCGAAGTGGTCTCAACCCTGGCGCTGATCGTCGGCATCCTGGTCGCCGAGGTTCTGCACCCTGGCAGTGGCCTCAACATCGACCCCGCCACCCTTGATCCCAAAACGGCCGCGGGCTTCGTCACCCACGCCAAGGAGGCTGGCTTCATTGCCTTCCTCCTGGGATTTATCCCTCGCACCTTCGTGGATGCCCTGGCCGGCGGCGCCGTCCCGCAGGTTCTCCTGATCTCCATCTTGACCGGCTTCGCCATCTCCCGCATGGGCGAAGCTGGCCAGCGCGCCACGCGCGCCATTGAGCTCGCCAACAAGGTCGTTTTTGGAATCATCCGCATCATTGTGAAGGCCGCTCCCCTCGGCGCACTCGGCGGCATGGCCTTCACCGTCGGCAGCTACGGTCTCAACTCCCTGTCCAGCCTCCTCAAGCTGATCGGAACGTTTTATCTCACCAGTATCTTGTTCATCGTGATCGTCTTCGGAGCTATCGCCTACGGGGTCGGCTTTTCCATTTTTCGCTTCCTCGCCTTCATCAAGGACGAGCTTCTCATTGTTCTCGGCACCAGTTCGTCCGAGACCGTGCTCCCGGACATGATGCAAAAGCTGGAACGCCTGGGCGCCTCGCGCTCCGTCGTCGGTCTGGTCTTTCCGACGGGCTACGTTTTCAATACCGACGGCACCAACATCTATCTCACGCTCGCCGTGCTTTTCCTGGCCCAGGCCACCAACACGCATCTCTCGCTGGCACAGGAAGGCGCCATCCTGCTCTTCGCCCTGATCGCCTCGAAGGGCGGCTCCGGCGTGACCGGCACCGGATTTGTTACCCTGGCCGCCATCCTCGCCGCAGTCCCCTCCATCCCCGTCCAGTCCCTGGCTATTTTGCTCGGCGTCGAAAAGTTCATGAGCGAATGCCGCGCCTTGACCAATGTCGTCGGAAACGGCGTCGCTACGCTGGTCGTCAGCCGCTGGGAAGGCGAACTCGACGTCCCCAGGATGCGCGCGATCATGGCCAACTCGGCGGATGCGCCGTCGGCGAATAATGGAGCATCCTCCGCCACCGGTCATTCCTAG
- a CDS encoding acetolactate synthase catalytic subunit (catalyzes the formation of 2-acetolactate from pyruvate, leucine sensitive; catalytic) encodes MSPDTTVAQVIAAALLRHGVQTIFSQSLPSAVLLAAEDLSIRQFTYRTENAGTAMADGFARVSGQVAVVTAQNGPAATLLVPGLAEAIKSSIPIVALVQDVNRPTTDRNAFQEFDHFGLFQSCAKWIRRVTEPDRMEDYVDMAFAIAASGRPGPAVLLLPADLLNERVTSPGRRQARLGAFPLDRMLADPARISAAADLIAAAKHPLLVAGGGIHLSNAAAELAALQDAAHLPVMTTVMGKGAVDERHPLSLGVGGYNLGRLSPGRHLRPLIEQSDLIFFVGTRTAQNGTDSWSLFPSSARYIHLDIDPAEIGRNYEGLRLVGDAKLTLPELTERLRGRCKPRPEFAQAIAAARDRNAGEIAPLLQSEASPIRPERLMADLQQVLTPETLVVADASYSTVWVACYLRALAPGMRFITPRGLAGLGWGLPMALGARVARPASPILCITGDGGFAHVWSELETSLRMRAPIVLTVLNNGVLGYQKDAEDVKFGRHTSACYFAPVDHAQIARACGCRGVTIARPADYLPAVREALAAKETTVIDVLTDPQAYPPVSFFDERLEAVRRAAGK; translated from the coding sequence ATGAGCCCTGACACGACTGTCGCCCAGGTAATTGCCGCCGCGCTGCTGCGCCACGGCGTGCAGACGATTTTTTCCCAAAGCCTCCCCTCCGCCGTCTTGCTGGCCGCCGAAGACCTGAGCATTCGCCAGTTCACCTACCGCACGGAGAACGCCGGAACGGCCATGGCCGACGGCTTCGCGCGCGTCTCCGGGCAGGTTGCCGTGGTTACCGCGCAGAACGGCCCGGCGGCCACCCTGCTCGTGCCGGGTCTCGCCGAAGCGATCAAGTCCTCCATCCCCATCGTGGCCCTGGTGCAGGACGTCAACCGCCCCACCACGGACCGCAACGCCTTCCAGGAGTTCGACCACTTCGGTCTCTTCCAGTCCTGCGCCAAATGGATCCGCCGCGTCACCGAGCCCGATCGCATGGAAGATTACGTGGACATGGCCTTTGCCATCGCGGCCTCCGGCCGCCCGGGCCCTGCTGTTCTCCTTCTGCCGGCGGATCTCCTGAACGAGCGCGTGACCTCCCCCGGCCGCCGCCAGGCGCGGCTCGGCGCGTTCCCGCTCGACCGCATGCTCGCCGATCCCGCGCGCATCAGCGCCGCCGCCGACCTCATCGCCGCGGCCAAGCATCCACTGCTCGTTGCCGGCGGCGGCATTCATCTCTCGAATGCGGCGGCCGAACTGGCTGCGCTACAGGACGCCGCGCATCTTCCAGTGATGACCACGGTGATGGGCAAGGGCGCCGTGGACGAGCGCCATCCCCTTTCGCTGGGCGTCGGCGGCTACAATCTGGGCCGCCTGTCCCCGGGACGCCACCTGCGGCCGCTGATCGAGCAGTCTGATCTCATTTTCTTCGTCGGCACGCGCACCGCGCAGAACGGCACCGACTCCTGGTCTCTCTTTCCTTCCAGCGCTCGCTACATCCATCTCGACATCGACCCCGCGGAGATCGGCCGTAACTATGAAGGCCTGCGCCTCGTTGGCGACGCCAAACTGACCCTGCCGGAGCTGACCGAGCGCCTGCGCGGCCGCTGCAAACCGCGGCCGGAGTTCGCCCAAGCCATTGCGGCTGCCCGCGATCGCAACGCCGGGGAGATCGCGCCGCTTCTGCAGTCGGAGGCCAGTCCCATCCGCCCGGAGCGCCTCATGGCCGATCTGCAGCAGGTTCTGACTCCGGAGACGCTGGTCGTCGCCGATGCCAGTTACTCCACCGTTTGGGTCGCCTGCTACTTGCGCGCCCTCGCACCCGGGATGCGCTTCATTACCCCGCGCGGCCTCGCCGGCCTCGGCTGGGGACTGCCCATGGCGCTCGGCGCTCGCGTGGCGCGCCCCGCCAGCCCGATTCTCTGCATCACCGGCGACGGCGGCTTTGCGCACGTCTGGTCCGAGCTGGAAACCTCGCTCCGTATGCGCGCCCCCATTGTCCTCACCGTACTCAACAACGGTGTCCTCGGCTATCAGAAGGACGCGGAGGACGTAAAATTCGGCCGGCATACCAGCGCTTGCTACTTTGCTCCCGTCGACCACGCGCAGATTGCGCGCGCCTGCGGCTGCCGCGGCGTCACCATTGCACGGCCGGCGGATTACCTCCCGGCCGTGCGCGAAGCCCTCGCCGCGAAAGAGACGACCGTCATCGACGTCCTCACCGATCCCCAAGCCTATCCGCCCGTCTCTTTCTTCGACGAACGCCTCGAGGCGGTGCGGCGCGCGGCGGGAAAATGA
- a CDS encoding enoyl-CoA hydratase/isomerase family protein, with protein sequence MTAFDDYAKKFETIRFRREEGILEMSLHTNGDSLRWGPTAHADLEQAFLDIARDPENQVIILTGVGEEFSGPAVTPAINRAVPKLSPVQWGKLGAESKRFTMNMLAIEVPMISAVNGPALRHPELPVLCDIVLASPEAAFQDSAHFAGGLVPGDGVHVIFPLLMGLNRGRYFLLTAQKLSAKEALDLGLVNEVLPRPALLPRAWQLARQLMQQPELNRRYTRILLTEHLRRQMHDLLGYGLALEGLAIGQ encoded by the coding sequence ATGACCGCGTTCGACGATTACGCCAAGAAGTTCGAAACCATCCGCTTCCGCCGCGAAGAGGGCATCCTGGAAATGTCCTTGCACACCAATGGCGATTCCCTGCGCTGGGGTCCCACGGCCCACGCCGATCTGGAGCAGGCATTCCTGGACATCGCCCGCGACCCCGAAAACCAGGTCATCATTCTCACCGGTGTCGGCGAAGAGTTTTCCGGCCCCGCGGTAACTCCCGCGATCAATCGCGCCGTGCCCAAGCTCTCTCCGGTCCAATGGGGCAAGCTGGGCGCAGAATCCAAGCGCTTCACCATGAACATGCTGGCTATCGAAGTCCCCATGATCAGCGCCGTCAACGGTCCGGCGCTGCGTCATCCGGAGCTGCCCGTACTCTGCGACATCGTGCTCGCTTCCCCGGAAGCCGCCTTTCAGGACTCCGCGCATTTCGCCGGCGGCCTCGTGCCCGGCGACGGCGTGCACGTCATTTTCCCGCTGCTCATGGGCCTCAACCGCGGCCGCTATTTCCTCCTCACCGCGCAGAAGCTTTCCGCTAAGGAAGCCCTGGATCTCGGACTTGTCAACGAGGTTCTGCCCCGGCCCGCGTTGCTTCCGCGCGCCTGGCAGCTCGCCCGCCAGCTCATGCAGCAGCCCGAACTCAACCGCCGCTATACGCGCATCCTTCTCACCGAGCATCTTCGCCGGCAGATGCACGATCTCCTCGGCTACGGCCTGGCGCTCGAGGGTCTGGCCATCGGCCAGTAG
- a CDS encoding ABC transporter ATP-binding protein: MAYLTLRKLKKTYGATIAVEDFDLSVEAGEFVALLGPSGCGKTTTLRMIAGFVPPTAGEIWIHDADVTHLPAHRRNVGLVFQNYALFPHMTVRANIEFGLKAHHVDSAQADERVRSVLALVGLSSQEHRYPRELSGGQQQRVALARVLALKPDLLLFDEPLSNLDAKLRVQMRQEIRRLQREVGVTALFVTHDQEEAMTIADRIVVLDRGRIAQVGSPAEIYDRPQTRFVADFIGISNFFEGAPVSEAGRSVFRCESGLEISIPPENAPGAPGAMAVRPEKIEFVSADAPHSLPGIIRQAMQLGSTMEYLIELSSGDRVVVHEQKRPRVSIRQTGEQVRITWQPADSIFLQS, encoded by the coding sequence ATGGCTTATCTCACGCTGCGCAAACTGAAGAAAACCTACGGCGCAACCATCGCCGTGGAAGACTTCGACCTCTCCGTCGAGGCCGGGGAATTTGTCGCGCTTCTCGGCCCCTCGGGTTGCGGCAAGACCACCACGCTGCGCATGATCGCCGGCTTCGTCCCGCCCACCGCCGGGGAGATCTGGATCCACGACGCCGATGTCACCCACCTGCCGGCCCATCGCCGCAATGTCGGCCTGGTCTTCCAGAATTACGCGCTCTTCCCGCACATGACCGTGCGCGCCAACATCGAGTTCGGCCTGAAAGCGCATCACGTGGACTCGGCCCAGGCGGACGAACGCGTTCGCTCGGTCCTGGCCCTCGTCGGCCTCTCCTCGCAGGAGCATCGCTACCCCCGCGAGCTCTCCGGAGGCCAGCAGCAGCGCGTGGCGCTGGCCCGCGTGCTCGCGCTCAAGCCCGATCTTTTGCTCTTCGATGAGCCGCTCTCGAATCTCGATGCCAAGCTCCGCGTGCAGATGCGCCAGGAAATCCGCCGCCTGCAGCGCGAGGTGGGCGTGACCGCGCTCTTCGTCACTCACGATCAGGAAGAGGCCATGACCATAGCCGACCGCATCGTGGTCCTCGACCGCGGCCGCATCGCCCAGGTGGGCAGCCCCGCGGAGATCTACGACCGCCCTCAGACCCGCTTCGTCGCCGATTTCATCGGCATTTCCAATTTTTTCGAGGGCGCGCCCGTCTCCGAGGCCGGACGCAGCGTCTTCCGCTGCGAGAGCGGCCTCGAAATCAGCATCCCTCCGGAAAACGCGCCCGGCGCGCCGGGCGCCATGGCCGTCCGCCCCGAAAAGATCGAGTTTGTGAGCGCCGATGCGCCGCATTCGCTTCCCGGAATCATCCGCCAGGCCATGCAACTCGGCTCCACGATGGAATACCTGATCGAACTCAGCAGCGGGGATCGCGTCGTCGTCCACGAGCAAAAACGTCCTCGCGTCTCGATTCGCCAGACGGGCGAGCAAGTCCGCATCACGTGGCAGCCTGCGGACAGCATATTTTTACAGTCTTAA